In the Clostridium beijerinckii genome, one interval contains:
- a CDS encoding alpha/beta-type small acid-soluble spore protein encodes MASRNKTLVPEAKTGLNRLKTEVASEIGLNNYENIDKGNLSSRQNGSVGGEMVKRMIESYEQSL; translated from the coding sequence ATGGCTTCGAGAAATAAAACTTTAGTTCCAGAGGCAAAAACAGGTTTAAACAGATTAAAAACTGAGGTAGCTTCAGAAATTGGGTTAAATAACTATGAAAACATTGATAAAGGGAACCTTTCTTCAAGACAAAATGGTAGTGTTGGCGGAGAAATGGTTAAGAGAATGATAGAAAGTTACGAACAAAGTCTCTAA
- a CDS encoding TetR/AcrR family transcriptional regulator, whose amino-acid sequence MVFLARLKNKENEILAAAIDIFFKKGFSGTNMQDIADKAQIGKGTIYEYFRSKDDLFVQALKYDHRNFTMNANQKISQEESFLKKLGKLIELTEHAVIERAGRISYYITNEISELNPEAKRDLEDFIKDIKRNGKNITYNILKQGIEEGAVMDTGIDIDFATNVIGGMVALHCHRTCHENYYSVEQRREENEKLINFIMGGIGAKKN is encoded by the coding sequence GTGGTTTTTTTGGCAAGATTAAAAAATAAGGAAAATGAAATTCTTGCCGCTGCAATAGACATATTTTTCAAAAAAGGTTTTTCGGGAACTAATATGCAGGATATTGCGGACAAGGCACAGATAGGTAAGGGTACAATATATGAATACTTTAGAAGTAAAGATGATTTATTTGTACAAGCTTTAAAGTACGACCATAGAAATTTCACTATGAATGCAAACCAGAAGATATCACAAGAAGAATCATTTCTTAAAAAGCTAGGAAAGCTTATAGAATTAACTGAGCATGCTGTTATAGAAAGGGCTGGAAGGATAAGTTATTATATAACAAATGAGATTTCAGAATTAAATCCTGAAGCAAAACGTGATCTTGAAGATTTTATAAAAGATATAAAAAGAAATGGAAAAAATATTACATACAATATTCTAAAGCAAGGTATAGAAGAGGGGGCGGTAATGGATACAGGCATAGACATTGATTTTGCTACAAATGTTATAGGAGGAATGGTGGCATTACATTGTCATCGGACTTGTCATGAAAATTATTATTCAGTAGAACAAAGAAGAGAGGAAAATGAAAAGCTGATAAATTTTATTATGGGTGGAATTGGTGCAAAGAAAAATTAA
- a CDS encoding small, acid-soluble spore protein, alpha/beta type yields the protein MEVLNYEQKAFSSQTRAKLDKLKIEFENELGIELNDNYKGNKSSMLNGRVGGPIGGLMTKK from the coding sequence ATGGAGGTGTTAAATTATGAGCAGAAGGCCTTTAGTTCCCAAACTAGAGCAAAACTAGATAAGCTAAAAATAGAATTTGAAAATGAACTTGGCATAGAACTTAATGATAATTATAAAGGAAATAAATCATCAATGTTAAATGGTCGTGTAGGTGGACCAATTGGAGGATTGATGACAAAAAAATGA
- a CDS encoding YdcF family protein, producing the protein MKIRYMLSELWIAFGFPIIVLGIIILVYYFSKKRMKKNVFFYKIFRYIKISSCIIFICFIIIEALIINYPKYNRNSDDYIIVLGAGLDNGGVPNLILRERLDIAIKCTKENLAQYIVLSGGQGTDESTSEAQAMSEYLQAKGIEKNKIILEDKSRDTNENLKYSKEKIEEFSNKSISDIKVKIVTTDFHAFRSSILAKKNGYKNFDNYSSTMPWYFVPSTYARESIAVIKSILFDK; encoded by the coding sequence ATGAAAATTAGATATATGTTATCGGAATTATGGATTGCGTTTGGTTTTCCAATTATAGTTTTAGGAATTATAATTTTAGTATACTACTTTTCTAAAAAGAGAATGAAAAAGAATGTGTTTTTTTATAAGATCTTTAGATACATAAAAATATCATCTTGCATCATATTTATTTGTTTTATAATAATAGAAGCTTTAATAATAAACTATCCAAAGTATAATCGAAATAGTGACGATTATATTATTGTACTTGGCGCAGGACTTGATAATGGAGGAGTTCCTAATTTAATACTTCGGGAAAGACTTGATATTGCTATAAAATGTACGAAAGAAAATTTAGCTCAATATATCGTTTTATCCGGAGGACAAGGTACAGATGAAAGTACATCAGAGGCACAGGCCATGAGTGAATATTTACAGGCTAAAGGAATAGAAAAAAACAAAATAATATTAGAGGATAAGTCAAGAGATACTAATGAAAATCTAAAATATTCTAAAGAAAAGATTGAAGAATTTAGTAACAAATCAATAAGTGATATAAAAGTAAAAATAGTAACAACAGACTTTCATGCTTTTAGAAGTAGTATTTTAGCAAAGAAGAATGGGTATAAAAATTTTGATAATTATTCCAGCACTATGCCTTGGTATTTTGTACCTTCAACATATGCTAGGGAATCCATTGCAGTTATTAAGAGTATATTGTTTGATAAATAA
- a CDS encoding HAMP domain-containing sensor histidine kinase, whose amino-acid sequence MNDKPNLKLGLVFSFIIFSIMFVSSVLTAILAIIFHPNFSSEANKFLWPIIDLSIISIIVGTTISAIIGKKILAPLVKFSEAIMEVGKGNFNIKLDEDKYYYVEELQKMSQNFNIMVDELNNIETFRSDFIANVSHEFKTPLASIEGYTTLLQDNNLSKEEKSKYTDKILNNTKRLSSLVGSILQISRLENQDIIAERSRFKLDEQLRQTLLLLESKWSNKNIDLDIDLDSITFHGNEELLMQVWINILSNAIKFTPENGTIRCTLKKDKNWITTSISDNGIGMNEDTQKHIFDKFYQGDKSHSSEGNGLGLALVKRIVDLCGGEIDVYSECKKGSTFIIKLPC is encoded by the coding sequence ATGAATGATAAACCAAATTTAAAATTAGGCTTAGTCTTTTCATTTATTATTTTTTCAATAATGTTTGTATCATCAGTGCTTACTGCAATTTTAGCCATAATCTTTCATCCAAATTTCTCTTCGGAAGCTAATAAGTTTCTTTGGCCAATTATTGATCTATCTATAATTAGTATAATAGTTGGGACAACCATATCAGCTATAATAGGTAAAAAAATATTAGCTCCACTAGTAAAATTTAGTGAAGCAATTATGGAAGTCGGAAAAGGTAATTTTAATATCAAATTAGATGAAGATAAGTATTACTACGTTGAAGAGCTACAAAAAATGTCTCAGAACTTTAATATTATGGTAGACGAACTAAATAACATAGAAACTTTTCGAAGTGACTTTATTGCTAATGTGTCCCATGAATTTAAGACTCCCCTTGCATCTATTGAAGGTTACACAACTTTGCTACAGGATAACAATCTAAGTAAAGAAGAAAAGTCTAAATATACAGATAAAATACTAAATAATACAAAAAGGCTATCAAGCTTAGTTGGCAGCATATTACAGATCTCAAGACTAGAAAATCAAGATATAATAGCAGAAAGAAGCAGATTCAAATTAGATGAACAACTAAGACAAACTCTATTGCTTTTAGAATCCAAATGGTCCAATAAAAATATTGACTTAGATATAGATTTAGACTCAATTACTTTTCATGGAAATGAAGAACTGTTGATGCAAGTATGGATAAACATACTTAGTAATGCAATAAAATTTACACCTGAAAATGGTACTATTAGATGCACTTTAAAGAAAGATAAAAACTGGATTACAACAAGCATTTCAGATAATGGCATAGGCATGAACGAAGATACACAAAAGCATATCTTTGATAAGTTTTATCAAGGCGATAAATCACATTCTTCTGAAGGCAACGGTTTGGGATTAGCCCTAGTAAAAAGAATTGTTGACTTATGTGGTGGAGAAATAGATGTATATAGTGAATGTAAAAAAGGATCTACTTTTATAATCAAGTTACCATGTTAA
- a CDS encoding response regulator transcription factor translates to MFHILIVEDDKELRELFSTVLLKNGYKTTSAKDGIEALNVLDKEYIDLIISDIMMPNMDGFELIKSIRDAQFNLPILMITAKESFQDKQRGFLLGIDDYMVKPIDVNEMVLRVGALLRRAQIISERKQIVGDTMLEYDSLSVYQNGEATVLPQKEFYILYKLISYPNRIFTRQELMDEFWGLDSETDIRTVDVHINRLRDRFKNNIDFDILTVRGLGYKVVKNYE, encoded by the coding sequence ATGTTTCATATTTTGATTGTAGAAGACGACAAAGAGTTAAGAGAATTATTTTCAACTGTTTTACTTAAAAATGGCTATAAAACTACTAGTGCGAAAGATGGAATCGAAGCGCTTAATGTTTTGGATAAGGAATATATTGATTTAATTATTTCTGATATCATGATGCCAAATATGGATGGTTTTGAACTAATAAAATCTATTCGTGATGCTCAATTTAATCTACCTATATTAATGATTACAGCTAAGGAAAGCTTTCAGGATAAGCAACGTGGTTTTCTTCTTGGAATTGATGACTACATGGTTAAACCAATTGATGTTAACGAAATGGTGTTAAGAGTAGGTGCATTACTTAGAAGAGCTCAGATTATTAGTGAAAGAAAGCAAATCGTTGGTGATACCATGCTTGAATATGATTCCTTGTCAGTATATCAAAATGGTGAGGCAACAGTCCTTCCACAAAAGGAATTTTATATTCTATATAAGCTTATTTCATATCCTAATCGCATATTCACAAGACAAGAACTTATGGATGAATTTTGGGGACTTGATTCTGAAACTGATATAAGAACAGTAGATGTACATATTAACCGTTTGCGTGATCGCTTTAAAAATAACATAGATTTTGATATCTTGACTGTAAGAGGACTCGGATATAAGGTGGTAAAAAATTATGAATGA
- a CDS encoding efflux RND transporter periplasmic adaptor subunit yields MKNVKKIVIYAVIVIAVIGCAAVAKTKLFSAKKAETTAVAVSKTTVEAQIAKAEEKSLGDSYKATLEAYQQGIVTSKIAAKVVAVSIENGQYVNAGDTIATLDDQDIQNSIKTAQAQVEVSEQQVNSTQQQLNSSQVTLQKLQILMDDAQRNYDRQKTLFDGGAISKTDLESSEKALNTSKADYSSGLASIESAKASIESSKASLEAQKVNLQKAQSDLANTVIKAPISGVISDKVLNVGQMASQGAALAKVNDISSVYATIQVPQEKITGVKIGQAATITVDGNDKTYDGTIEAMDSAADATTRVFNCKVKIDNGDKSLLPGIFGKVQLISEEKAQVITVPISALAGNEGDYSVFLNDNGIAKKQKITIGETNENNVEITDGIKEGDQVICTNISTLQEGSEVDAIIKDDSSSDNTASEQDGGADDTTNK; encoded by the coding sequence ATGAAAAATGTAAAAAAAATAGTTATATACGCTGTAATTGTTATAGCCGTAATAGGTTGTGCAGCAGTAGCTAAAACCAAATTGTTTTCAGCTAAAAAGGCAGAAACTACTGCTGTTGCTGTGAGTAAAACCACTGTTGAAGCACAGATTGCTAAAGCAGAAGAAAAAAGTTTAGGGGATTCATATAAAGCAACACTAGAAGCTTATCAGCAAGGAATAGTAACTAGTAAGATAGCAGCAAAGGTTGTTGCTGTGTCGATTGAAAATGGACAATATGTAAATGCTGGTGATACTATAGCTACGCTTGATGACCAAGATATACAAAATAGTATAAAAACTGCACAAGCTCAGGTAGAAGTTAGTGAGCAGCAAGTAAATTCAACGCAGCAACAACTAAATTCATCGCAAGTAACGCTACAGAAATTGCAAATTCTTATGGACGATGCACAGCGTAATTATGATAGACAAAAGACCCTTTTTGATGGAGGTGCTATATCAAAAACAGATCTTGAGTCATCTGAAAAAGCTCTAAACACTTCTAAAGCAGATTATAGTTCAGGATTAGCAAGTATTGAATCGGCAAAAGCAAGCATTGAAAGTTCAAAAGCAAGTTTAGAAGCACAAAAGGTAAATTTGCAAAAGGCTCAAAGCGATTTAGCTAACACAGTGATTAAAGCTCCTATAAGTGGCGTAATAAGCGATAAAGTTTTAAATGTAGGACAGATGGCATCTCAGGGAGCAGCTCTTGCAAAGGTTAATGATATATCCTCTGTATATGCAACAATACAAGTACCACAAGAGAAAATAACTGGAGTAAAAATAGGTCAAGCTGCAACAATTACCGTAGATGGAAATGATAAAACATATGATGGCACTATTGAAGCTATGGACTCTGCAGCGGATGCTACAACTAGAGTATTCAATTGTAAAGTAAAAATAGATAATGGCGATAAGTCACTGTTACCTGGTATTTTTGGAAAGGTACAGCTTATTAGCGAGGAAAAAGCACAAGTTATAACTGTTCCAATTAGTGCTTTAGCTGGTAACGAAGGAGATTATTCTGTTTTCTTAAATGATAATGGAATAGCTAAAAAGCAAAAAATTACAATTGGTGAAACTAATGAAAATAACGTTGAAATAACAGATGGTATTAAAGAAGGGGATCAGGTAATATGTACTAATATAAGTACGCTTCAAGAGGGTAGTGAAGTAGATGCAATTATAAAGGACGATAGTTCTTCAGATAACACAGCTTCTGAACAAGATGGCGGTGCAGATGATACAACAAATAAGTAG